CAAACACTTATTATTCTGATGGTGCAAACATCGTATATGCAGTTGCAGGTGCTGTAGGTGACGGGGTAGATGCGAAAGCTAAAGAGGTTAAAAAGCTTTCTATAGAAGTTGATGCGAACAAGGATTCAAATCAACCGGGATATATATTGACAAGTGTTTTAAAGAACACAGAAGTACCTGTATATGAAATAGCAAAGAACTATAAAGAAAATGCTATGGATAAGGTAAACGGAAAAGTATTGAGTTACAATCTGGCTACCGGTGCAACAGGAATTACTGATTTGAGCGTTATCGAGTCAAAAATAACAGCAGACGGAAAAGCAAAGTGGGATGAAATAAAGGGTCAGCTAAAGACTATTTCTGACAAGATAGCAAGTGGTGAAATCAAGGTTACAAATGCACAGGCTGGAGACAAATTTGATAAAACCAAGCTTGCAAATTTAAAAATGCCAAACGACTAAAAATAAAAATAAACCAGAATGAGGGCGGCAAATATGTATGCAATAGAAGCTGTTAATTTAACAAAAAAATATGGCGATTTTGTTGCTAACGACAATATAAACCTTTCTATCGGCAAAGGTGAAATTACCGCAATAGTCGGAGAAAATGGGGCAGGAAAAACAACTCTTATGAACATGTTTTTCGGACTACAGCGTCCCACAAGCGGCGAATTGCTTGTTAATGGAAAAAAGGTTTCATTTGGTTCTTCATTAGACGCCATTAATTGCGGCCTGGGTATGGTGCATCAGCATTTTAAGCTGGTGCCCAGCCTGACTGTTTTTGAAAACATACTACTTGGAGTCGAAATAAGCAGAAAAATAAATTTTTCTCAAAAACTTAAATTGGGGACTCCAATAATAGATAAGAAATGTGAAAAGAAATATGTACAGAAAATTATTGAGGATTACAAGTTTGAGCTAAATGCAGACGATGTAGTGGAAAACATTTCCATAGGAGCGAAGCAGCGTGTTGAGATTTTAAAAATGCTTTATCGTAATGTAGATATTCTTATATTCGACGAGCCTACTGCGGTTTTGACTCCTCAGGAGGTGGATGAGCTTTTATTAAGCTTCAAGGAGCTTAAGAAGCAGGGAAAGACAATTATACTGATTACTCACAAGCTGCGTGAGGTAATGGAAGTCAGCGACAAGGTTATTGTCATAAAACGTGGTAAGGTAGTGGGAAGTAAGGCAACCAAAGACACAAATTCGGCTGAAATAGCTAAAATGATGGTTGGCCGTGAAGTAATACTGAATGTAAGCAAGGAAGATAAGGATGTCAGGGAAAATAAGGTTGCCTATTCCGTAAGCAAATTATCTACCCAGGATAACTTCGGAAAGAAAGTTATTGAGGATATAAGCTTCGAAATAAAAGAAGGAGAAATTCTGGGCGTTGCAGGGGTAGAAGGTAACGGACAAAGTGAGCTTGTAAGAGTTCTTTCAGGACTAATGGAATCAACGGAAGGCTCGGTACACTTGTACGGTAAGGATATAACCAATAAATGGCCAAGTAGCCTGCGTGCAGCTGGCATTGGAATAGTTCCCGAAGACAGGTATGCTCAGGGTTTGTGCAAGGACATGACAATCCTAGAGAATATTATAGCCGGTTATCACAGGAACAAGAAAGTTTGCAAAAATGGAATCATGCTGAAAAATGAAATTGAAGATACAGGTAACAAGCTTATAGAAAAATATGATATCAGAATTGCTGAAAAGAACGGTAATGTATCACAGCTGTCCGGGGGAAATGCCCAGAAGATAATTGTGGCCAGAGAGTTCGATTCTGACCCAAAGGTACTCATAGTAAGCCAGCCTACCCGTGGTGTGGATATAGGCTCAATAGAATTTATTCATAATAAGATTCTGGACCTGAGAAGTGAAAACAAAGCGATTTTACTTGTTTCCAGTGAACTAAGCGAGATAATGAACTTGAGTGACAGGATAATAGTTATGTACAAAGGGCGTATTGTAGGGGAAGTTGAAGGTAAAAAGGCAGACAGCACTAAAATAGGGCTGCTAATGGCGGGACTATCCTTAGAATAAAGAGGGAATTTATGAAGAAAAATAATACACTTTTAAAAAATATATCTAATGTTTTATTTCCGGTAATCAGTGCCCTTATATTAGGTGGGATTCTAATTGCTGCAATAGGTGAAAATCCTTTTTTGACCTATTCTGTAATGATTAAAAAATCTCTCTTCAGTCTGGACGGGCTCTTAAAAACCTTACACTTTGCATCACCATTAATTCTTACAGGGCTTGCAATTGCAATAACCTTTAAGGCAAATATCTTTAATATGGGTGTTGAGGGTCAGGCAGTGCTTGGTGCATTTTTTGCCGGAGTAGTAGGTTTTACTGTAAAGGGATTACCTCCGGTACTCCACATAACCTTATGTGTATTAACCGGTATTGTTGTAGGTATGCTTTTTGCACTTGTTCCGGCTTTACTAAAGGCATACTTTAATGTAAATGAGATGGTTGTAACACTTATGCTCAACTACGTTGTTGTTGAGATTGTAAAGTTTCTTTCCCAGGGAGTATTCAAAGACCCATCTTCCGGATATGTTTCAACCTATCCGATAGCGGAAAGTGCCATGTTTAAAAAAATATTCGATTCTAATCTGACTGCATTTTTCTTTATAGCACTTATAGTTTTTGCAATAATGTATGTGGTTTTCAATAAATCAAAGCTTGGATATGAAATAAAAGCTATCGGTAAAAACCCTGAGTTTTCGGAAGCCACGGGTATGAACGTCAGTAAAAAAATTATTATTATTATGCTTATAAGCGGTGCAGTAAGCGGATTGGCAGGAGCAGGGTTCCTTATGAGTGAGAAATACAGATTTACCCTTGATTTTTCAGGAAGCCCGGGATTGGGCTGGGACGGTATGCTCATTGCACTTCTTGGTAGTCATAACCCCATCGGAATACTGGTGGCAGCTGTATTCTATGCGGCACTGAAAACCGGAAGTGACTATATCGGCGTATTTACCAATGTTCCCAAAGACATTGTAGGTGTTATTCAGGGTATTTTGATACTGCTACTTTCTGTAAAGTTTTTTAATGAAAAGTTTCACTTGTTTGAGAAGTTTAAATTTTTGTGGAAGAAGTCTTCAAGTACAGACTTAAATAAATAGAGGTAGATGATTATGAGCTTATTGAATAACATTTTGTATGACATGGTCTATCATAGTGCACCGCTGATTCTTGCCGTACTGGGAGGATTGTTTGCACACAGGGCAAACGTGCTTAACATTGGACTTGAGGGTATGATGCTTATGGGTGCCTTCAGCAGCACACTGTTTGTTCTGGTTACGGGAAGTTTATGGCTGGGAGTTTTATTAAGTGTTTTATGTACACTTATATTGGGAATGATTTTTTCATTCTTTGGAATCACAATGAAAAGTAACTTTATTATTACCGGATTCGGAATTAATATTTTTGTTGCAGCCTTGAGTTCCTTTGTTCTTAAATATATGGAAATGGCTAATATCAATGTCAGCTCTATTATTAACACTGCGGGCTTAAAAATCAATATACCTGTTATCAAAGATATACCTGTATTAAATTCACTTTTAAGCGGACACACAGCTATTACCTATTTAAGCATTATACTCATCGCTGTTGTCAGTGTTATTGTATATAATACAAAATTCGGTGTTTATGTAAGGGTTGTTGGTGAAAATGAAGAAGCGGCGAAATCTGTTGGTATCAACAGTGCGGCAATAAAGTACATTGCGGTGCTCATAGGGGCGACTCTTTGCGCTTTAGCCGGTGCAAATCTGGCAGTTGAAAGAATGGCCCTGTTTACCAACAATATGACAGCAGGCAGAGGTTTTATCGCAATAGCCGCTATATATTGCGGACAAGCCAAACCGATA
This genomic stretch from Ruminiclostridium cellulolyticum H10 harbors:
- a CDS encoding ABC transporter ATP-binding protein; translation: MYAIEAVNLTKKYGDFVANDNINLSIGKGEITAIVGENGAGKTTLMNMFFGLQRPTSGELLVNGKKVSFGSSLDAINCGLGMVHQHFKLVPSLTVFENILLGVEISRKINFSQKLKLGTPIIDKKCEKKYVQKIIEDYKFELNADDVVENISIGAKQRVEILKMLYRNVDILIFDEPTAVLTPQEVDELLLSFKELKKQGKTIILITHKLREVMEVSDKVIVIKRGKVVGSKATKDTNSAEIAKMMVGREVILNVSKEDKDVRENKVAYSVSKLSTQDNFGKKVIEDISFEIKEGEILGVAGVEGNGQSELVRVLSGLMESTEGSVHLYGKDITNKWPSSLRAAGIGIVPEDRYAQGLCKDMTILENIIAGYHRNKKVCKNGIMLKNEIEDTGNKLIEKYDIRIAEKNGNVSQLSGGNAQKIIVAREFDSDPKVLIVSQPTRGVDIGSIEFIHNKILDLRSENKAILLVSSELSEIMNLSDRIIVMYKGRIVGEVEGKKADSTKIGLLMAGLSLE
- a CDS encoding ABC transporter permease encodes the protein MKKNNTLLKNISNVLFPVISALILGGILIAAIGENPFLTYSVMIKKSLFSLDGLLKTLHFASPLILTGLAIAITFKANIFNMGVEGQAVLGAFFAGVVGFTVKGLPPVLHITLCVLTGIVVGMLFALVPALLKAYFNVNEMVVTLMLNYVVVEIVKFLSQGVFKDPSSGYVSTYPIAESAMFKKIFDSNLTAFFFIALIVFAIMYVVFNKSKLGYEIKAIGKNPEFSEATGMNVSKKIIIIMLISGAVSGLAGAGFLMSEKYRFTLDFSGSPGLGWDGMLIALLGSHNPIGILVAAVFYAALKTGSDYIGVFTNVPKDIVGVIQGILILLLSVKFFNEKFHLFEKFKFLWKKSSSTDLNK
- a CDS encoding ABC transporter permease, encoding MSLLNNILYDMVYHSAPLILAVLGGLFAHRANVLNIGLEGMMLMGAFSSTLFVLVTGSLWLGVLLSVLCTLILGMIFSFFGITMKSNFIITGFGINIFVAALSSFVLKYMEMANINVSSIINTAGLKINIPVIKDIPVLNSLLSGHTAITYLSIILIAVVSVIVYNTKFGVYVRVVGENEEAAKSVGINSAAIKYIAVLIGATLCALAGANLAVERMALFTNNMTAGRGFIAIAAIYCGQAKPIKSALYAILFGLAKSLAINLALFAGPISGLFEIVPYLMIVIVLFAVSTIEKRRTNIRGFKLE